The genomic region tattttactTTGACAGAGTGCTGGCTTATTACAATGGCTGTCAGAAGTGAAAGCCAAATGCCGAGACCAAGAATTATTTTGCAAATCTTCAGGAAGAAACCTCAATTAAAGAGTTTTTAACAGGTGCAGCAGCTGATGGcccattttctgtttgttttctagcGAGTTATTTATCAAAGCTCACTCTGCAGCCATACAAAGCTTTATACAACCTTTTTTACATATGCAGCAGCAATCCCCAACACCTGTAAATAGCcagtgtggtggctggggcatCGTTAGGCTCAGCTGTGGAGGGGAGTGGCTAAGGGAACAGGTGGGGAAGacgcctaattggcctcagctgcagtggATCAGGTGATGTGTGTCTCTTCCCTATAGGAGGTTCGATAGGGATGGTGGcatgagaggagagcagaggcacagtctgcTGCATAATAAAggtgctcatcctttggtgctggcgGGGGGAACCCATATGTGACAGACAGCCACTGACATgtaaaattaaatttaaatgattttgGACCGTTTTTATTAAAGGTAAAGAATGCAAAGGCATTACATCCAAGGTGAAATTATCAATCTGCGTCAGTAAGAATGTGGCTCAAGTTGTGTGACAGTTGAAGTGGGTTTGTGATGCAAAGGTTGACACTCCAACAACCCAGAACAGGATGTTAACACAACCTGCTGCCATGTGCCTCTGCAGCAGGCCGCCACCCTGTGACAATGATGGCACACGACTTCACACAACCCGGCACTCATCGTCTGTGGCAGCTGTCAGACCGGAGTTATTTTTCGCCAGTGGAGAAGAACATTATTGGTATTTATTttgcttattttattttttcagttaCCAAATTAACTTCCTGGTGatgtaaaataaaacaccaaTTATAATGCACTTCACCAGTTTTCACTGCATACAATTTCACGTGGCCATTTCTGATTTTtgaatgctttatttattttgttcccaGTATCTTTGGTGAATGACACattgagaaagtacaatttagaTCATGTCGCTTACAGTAGAGTAGTAAGGTTACACCTATTGATGCCTCATCGCTTGCACATTGACCAGTCTATTCTTCCCTCGTGCTTAACTTTGGCTCAGatattaacaataaaatatCTGATCATCTTCTTTTTCAGTTAAGAAATTATATATTTCAAACTTGTCTTGCCAAATACTGTGTTAATGGCCTTTCTGATCTTTTTGGCCTCTTTCAGTTGGAAGTCAATGATTCTTTGAATAATGGGAGCAGCCGGGAAGTCCATGCATACGATTCCAAGGCGCTGGTTCAGGTCCGTCTTGTTCCCCAGGTAGTCGTGCAGCTGTGGATTGATGCGCTGAGCGACGGCTCTGGGGTACGCAAACAAACCAGCTCCACTGCTGAAGGTGAGAAACATCTGGGCCTGGTTGCCCACAGGTGCAGCCTCCAGGTGCTCAAAGACGCTCTGCCATTTCTCCTTCACATGCAGAAGGGTGGGTACCTACGGGGAACagcaaaaaacaataatttagaTTAATTTCTATGAACTTGATCCTTTCTAATGTACGTGGTAGTTTTCGAGCCAAACTCTTTGACCGCCATATTCGCTAACTGAGCTGTAGTTGTGGCCTTCTCTACATTGCTTGCTCGACAACTGATTCCCCTCAGTTTATACTTGCTGGCTGGAGGATGAACGGGTACACCTCAAACTCAAATAGCTAAACCATACTACTCTTGGCTGAACTGAAACATTTAATAAGATATAGCAAACTTCTCTGCTTCAGttgtcttcttttctctttttgttgtgtgCTAGAGTTGGTTTGGATGCATGTGAAACTTTTGTAAAAATGAATCGTATGTTTTCATACACTCCAGTTATCTGATATGTCCAAGGAACCATAGCGCATCCCCAAGTCTGGCCCAGGAAAGTCTTGCAGAACGATGAGCTTCCCTCGGGCCTCTCCCATGGTCGGCACGAGCCGGCTGTGCCACAGCAGGTCCCAGTTGGCGTAGCGATGGACGTAGTCGACCACAGCTCCGTAGATGTCATGCGTCTCACTGTACTCCTCCTTCACACGCATTAGCACCGTCTCACTGGGATACTCTCCAAGGAAGTCAGCCACACCCTCCAGCACGTGGCCAAAGTGCGCCCACTGATAAGACACCCCGTGATGGATGGTGAGGTTCCCCTTGAAGTGACGGACACGGACGTCCAAGAAGCGGACGCCGGCTCGGAGCTGGGAGGCTAAGCTCCAGGTCTGGCACTCTGCAAAGATGCCACCGTACAGAGCCATGGTGTTGTGGGTCCCCGGCAACGTGACCTCGGACAGCGGCTGATCATCGGGGATGCTCGCCATCCAGGATGGGTTGAGGAACTCCGGGCTGGGTGTGTCATCATAATCCGGTCTCTGAATGGCCCCGCGACTCAAACCAATGATACTAGAAAAAATAACAGAGATTTGTCACAAGCATAGCCTTTTGTGGTAAATACATCAAGATTAGTCTTGTTCTCAGAAAATGTTGAAGGTTGTTCGTCttattgttcattattttaaaGCCCTTTGAGATTATAACTAACTCAATAATGGTGATTAAAAATACGtatagtttttatttgtaaaattaattaatttaaggaGTTGTATGGTTTAAATAAGCTTTTGGATTTTATTGATCATGAGTAAAATAAGaatacatttgtaatttaatataattgAATTGCAATGTGTATGCTTTTGTACAGCTTAGATTgtcgtttttttaatatttatatttcatatgtaTCTATAATGTATTTCATATATTTGAAAGCTCATAGATTTTGATTGTTTTAGCTTACTAAAATTATAAATTCTCCTATTCATTGTTTGCCTTGGTCCAGCCACCCACTCCGCCTATTTTTAGTGAATTGGTTAGATTAGAGCGTAACGAGTGGAAAATGATGTCTTATATCAAGCAAATTCACAGTGTGGATATGTGTTGTTTGTAGCTGCTGCATAAAAC from Cyclopterus lumpus isolate fCycLum1 chromosome 11, fCycLum1.pri, whole genome shotgun sequence harbors:
- the si:dkey-266f7.9 gene encoding 1-phosphatidylinositol phosphodiesterase, producing MGSIRGGPEKMQKRLIELLLLVGIIGLSRGAIQRPDYDDTPSPEFLNPSWMASIPDDQPLSEVTLPGTHNTMALYGGIFAECQTWSLASQLRAGVRFLDVRVRHFKGNLTIHHGVSYQWAHFGHVLEGVADFLGEYPSETVLMRVKEEYSETHDIYGAVVDYVHRYANWDLLWHSRLVPTMGEARGKLIVLQDFPGPDLGMRYGSLDISDNWSVPTLLHVKEKWQSVFEHLEAAPVGNQAQMFLTFSSGAGLFAYPRAVAQRINPQLHDYLGNKTDLNQRLGIVCMDFPAAPIIQRIIDFQLKEAKKIRKAINTVFGKTSLKYIIS